Proteins co-encoded in one Kocuria flava genomic window:
- a CDS encoding S8 family peptidase, translating into MAEGQEHLSHLLVEDRAADEEFRRRGGPDPKIRPVEDRAGHGGGRLNELQSAFSSGDETREEQLPDDELRALGTIITLEGSDPAYPLKLDTLQQLTSHRDPQRRRPKWLLLSVLPADSGSGIPERATVWVSDDYRAKFLQLFEDYLAKESPKGKPRNNELVANIARIRATILGDLWQSEGRPPEGTTTWWELWLRPNADGPDLLRRFAEASGLTISQRLLRLVDRDVMWVEATWAQLEVLPFTAVPLAEIRRPEFIDSIEDLTAEEQAEYVDDLAKRLEPADELQPAVCHLDTGVARTHVLIEQSLAPQDLHTVIGVSGFDQDGHGTKMAGIALLGAAVDRHLLGSDSVVLRHRLESVRILPTKTEKPHEPRAYGDVTAQAVSLPEIAATRRRVFCMPVSTSTDTPGNPGQPTLWSATVDALAVGANVVSNGDELRLLAPPDSEAARLLIVSAGNVTGYVADHLAESDTSPVRDPGQAWNALTVGAYTDLDAVPTDPAFAGWTPVARKGDLSPHSRTSLPFGNKPWPIKPDIVMEGGNVLHDTASMFEPNHPALSLRTTGHTNDQALASANATSAATAQASRLAALVMATYPEYWPETIRALLVHSAQWTPIMRDEIDRAGQSGLQAKQMLLRRYGWGVPTEERVLFSSDRSVTLVVQDEFTPFEGDEFKVPSFRLHDLPWPREVLQDLGSASVTLRVTLSYFIEPTASRRGWRQRYKYASHGLRFELQDPLESEAHFIQRVNREARTEEAGGRPASGQVSWLVGANQRLYGSLHQDIWETYGSALADTGKIAVYPVGGWWKNNKNRERVDRKIRYALVVSLQTDATDVDLYTPVANLLHTPIEIPIE; encoded by the coding sequence TTGGCTGAGGGGCAGGAACACCTCAGTCACCTTCTGGTAGAAGATCGAGCGGCAGACGAGGAGTTTCGCCGACGGGGTGGACCGGACCCGAAGATTCGTCCGGTCGAAGACCGTGCCGGTCACGGCGGCGGGCGGCTGAACGAGTTGCAGTCCGCGTTCTCTAGCGGTGACGAGACCCGTGAAGAACAACTCCCAGACGACGAGCTACGTGCCTTGGGCACCATCATCACGTTGGAGGGCTCTGACCCCGCGTATCCGCTCAAGCTCGACACTCTCCAACAGCTCACCTCGCACCGCGATCCGCAGCGCAGGCGCCCCAAGTGGCTCCTTCTCTCGGTTCTCCCCGCGGACTCGGGTTCTGGCATCCCCGAGCGAGCGACCGTCTGGGTCAGCGACGACTACCGTGCGAAGTTCCTGCAGCTCTTCGAGGACTACCTGGCGAAGGAGTCACCGAAAGGCAAACCTCGCAACAACGAACTCGTCGCGAACATCGCACGCATCCGCGCCACCATCCTGGGTGACCTTTGGCAGTCCGAGGGTCGCCCGCCAGAAGGTACGACGACATGGTGGGAACTATGGCTACGCCCAAACGCTGACGGCCCCGATCTGCTACGGCGCTTCGCCGAAGCCTCCGGACTGACCATCTCGCAGCGTCTCCTCCGGCTCGTCGACCGCGACGTCATGTGGGTCGAGGCGACGTGGGCGCAGCTTGAAGTCCTACCGTTCACCGCGGTGCCGCTGGCCGAAATCCGGCGCCCGGAGTTCATCGACTCCATAGAAGACCTCACCGCCGAGGAGCAAGCCGAGTACGTCGACGACCTGGCCAAGCGACTGGAACCTGCCGACGAACTCCAGCCCGCCGTCTGCCACCTCGACACGGGCGTAGCGAGAACTCACGTCCTCATCGAGCAGTCCCTGGCACCCCAGGACCTGCACACCGTGATCGGCGTCAGCGGCTTCGATCAAGACGGACATGGCACCAAGATGGCCGGCATCGCGCTGCTGGGAGCCGCGGTCGACCGCCACCTGCTCGGATCGGACTCCGTTGTGCTGCGACACCGACTGGAGTCGGTTCGCATCCTTCCGACCAAGACCGAGAAGCCGCACGAACCCCGCGCGTACGGAGACGTCACCGCCCAAGCCGTCTCGCTGCCCGAAATCGCAGCGACACGGCGCCGGGTGTTCTGCATGCCGGTCAGCACCAGTACCGACACCCCCGGAAACCCAGGTCAGCCCACGCTGTGGTCGGCCACCGTCGACGCACTGGCCGTCGGCGCCAACGTCGTCAGCAACGGCGACGAACTCCGGCTACTCGCGCCACCAGACAGCGAAGCAGCAAGACTCCTGATCGTGTCCGCCGGAAACGTAACCGGCTACGTCGCCGACCACCTCGCCGAATCCGACACCTCTCCGGTTCGAGATCCCGGCCAAGCCTGGAACGCACTCACCGTCGGCGCCTACACCGACCTCGACGCGGTCCCGACCGATCCGGCCTTCGCAGGCTGGACCCCTGTCGCGCGGAAGGGCGACCTCTCGCCCCACAGTCGCACGTCTCTGCCGTTCGGGAACAAGCCCTGGCCGATCAAGCCCGACATCGTCATGGAAGGCGGCAACGTCCTCCATGACACCGCCTCCATGTTCGAGCCGAATCACCCGGCGCTGTCCCTGCGAACCACCGGGCACACAAACGACCAGGCTCTGGCGTCGGCCAACGCAACCAGCGCCGCGACCGCGCAAGCCTCCCGGCTCGCAGCCCTCGTCATGGCCACCTATCCCGAGTACTGGCCCGAGACGATCCGAGCACTCCTCGTCCACTCCGCGCAGTGGACACCCATCATGCGCGACGAAATCGATCGTGCGGGGCAGAGCGGACTTCAAGCCAAACAGATGCTGCTACGCCGATACGGCTGGGGCGTCCCGACCGAGGAACGCGTGTTGTTCTCCTCCGATCGGTCCGTAACCCTGGTCGTACAGGACGAGTTCACCCCTTTCGAGGGCGATGAGTTCAAGGTCCCGTCGTTCCGGCTACACGACCTTCCTTGGCCGCGCGAAGTACTGCAAGACCTGGGCTCCGCTTCCGTGACCCTGCGCGTCACCCTCTCCTACTTCATCGAGCCGACGGCTTCCCGACGAGGATGGCGGCAGCGGTACAAGTACGCATCACACGGACTCCGGTTCGAGCTACAAGACCCCCTTGAATCTGAGGCCCATTTCATTCAGCGAGTGAACCGTGAAGCCCGCACCGAGGAAGCCGGCGGGCGCCCCGCAAGCGGACAAGTGTCGTGGCTCGTTGGCGCCAACCAACGCCTGTACGGCTCACTGCATCAAGACATCTGGGAGACCTACGGTTCAGCACTCGCCGACACCGGAAAGATCGCCGTCTACCCCGTCGGCGGCTGGTGGAAGAACAACAAGAACCGCGAACGCGTCGACCGGAAGATCCGATACGCCCTCGTCGTATCACTCCAGACCGACGCCACCGACGTCGACCTGTACACACCAGTGGCGAACCTCCTCCACACCCCGATCGAGATTCCGATCGAGTGA
- a CDS encoding AAA family ATPase, with protein MAGSGEHFKALVRSHGSGDDEAFYSVALQVAAQAARQGHHHLAADLKAAVDHSRVERPKKVTSIAQPRGDLSELVIASHPAVGLKDLVLPDELAAQVRRVLSEQRQRKQLLDHGFEPAHRLLFEGPPGTGKTMTAAVLAHELSLPLLTIRLDSLLSKFMGETASKLRVIFDAVGAQRGVYLFDEFDALGGDRAGNDVGEARRILNSFLVFLENSSPESIVIAATNHRSILDKALFRRFDMVLNYSLPDAKQAAAVMRGRLGSLAKGVRWAALAEHMAGLSHADLVRAAESAAKSVILAGGTRVSADDIRQSLKSRQAASLG; from the coding sequence GTGGCCGGATCAGGAGAGCACTTCAAGGCGCTCGTACGAAGCCACGGGAGCGGCGACGACGAGGCGTTCTACTCAGTCGCGCTACAGGTTGCCGCTCAGGCGGCTCGGCAGGGGCACCACCATCTCGCGGCTGACCTCAAAGCCGCAGTTGATCACTCACGTGTCGAGCGGCCGAAAAAGGTCACCTCAATCGCTCAACCGCGAGGCGATCTTTCAGAACTCGTTATCGCCTCTCACCCAGCCGTTGGCTTGAAAGACTTGGTCCTGCCGGATGAGCTGGCCGCGCAGGTGCGACGTGTCCTCAGCGAACAGCGCCAACGCAAGCAGCTTCTGGATCACGGCTTTGAGCCTGCGCATCGCCTCCTGTTCGAGGGGCCGCCTGGTACGGGCAAGACGATGACCGCGGCAGTCCTGGCTCACGAGCTCTCTCTGCCCTTGCTGACGATCAGGCTCGACAGCCTGCTGAGCAAGTTCATGGGCGAGACCGCCAGTAAGCTGCGCGTCATCTTCGATGCAGTGGGCGCGCAGCGCGGGGTGTACCTGTTCGATGAGTTCGACGCGCTCGGTGGCGACCGAGCAGGAAACGACGTCGGTGAGGCCCGACGCATCCTGAACTCCTTCCTGGTGTTCCTGGAGAACAGTTCTCCCGAGAGCATCGTCATCGCTGCCACCAACCACCGGTCGATTCTGGACAAGGCCCTGTTCCGACGTTTCGACATGGTTCTCAACTACTCACTGCCGGACGCGAAACAGGCCGCCGCCGTGATGCGCGGCAGGCTCGGGTCTCTCGCCAAGGGCGTCCGTTGGGCCGCACTGGCAGAGCACATGGCAGGGCTCTCCCATGCGGACCTCGTAAGGGCTGCGGAGTCTGCCGCCAAGAGCGTCATCCTCGCTGGCGGAACACGAGTGAGTGCCGACGACATTCGACAGTCGCTCAAATCGCGGCAGGCGGCGAGCCTTGGCTGA
- a CDS encoding App1 family protein: protein MATTTDSSELKQTVDQVTEEAINVGYRLEQRFHRFRQRRAEARGDIPVMVAFEGYGSEHHVRVLGRALLKSRGLIESTDESAESIRGWRSFTAVPIAFAHVNVWIDDYEFHLVADKGGVVDVDLQVGLTPGEHTVWMQTEGSEVVEARVFVVADDQRIGIVSDIDDTVMVTALPRPLLAAWNSFVLNEHARSATPGMPVLMERLLRSHRGAPFLYLSTGAWNVAPTLRRFLSRNAYPSGALLLTDWGPTTDRWFRAGAAHKVHNLERLVTNFPEVRWILVGDDGQHDPEIYSGFAQRYPEHVAAIVIRNLSPTEAVLAGHPLVAEERRVRIPEGVLWIQANDGASLSRQLAEHGLL from the coding sequence ATGGCCACGACGACCGACAGCTCGGAGCTCAAGCAGACCGTCGACCAGGTGACCGAGGAGGCCATCAACGTCGGCTACCGGCTCGAGCAGCGGTTCCACCGCTTCCGGCAGCGGCGGGCCGAGGCCCGCGGGGACATCCCGGTCATGGTGGCCTTCGAGGGCTACGGCTCGGAGCACCACGTGCGGGTCCTGGGCCGGGCGCTGCTGAAGTCCCGCGGGCTGATCGAGTCCACGGACGAGAGCGCCGAGTCGATCCGCGGCTGGCGCTCCTTCACCGCGGTGCCCATCGCCTTCGCCCACGTCAACGTCTGGATCGACGACTACGAGTTCCACCTCGTCGCCGACAAGGGCGGGGTCGTCGACGTCGACCTCCAGGTCGGCCTCACCCCCGGGGAGCACACCGTGTGGATGCAGACGGAGGGCTCGGAGGTGGTCGAGGCCCGGGTGTTCGTGGTGGCCGACGACCAGCGGATCGGGATCGTCTCCGACATCGACGACACCGTCATGGTCACCGCCCTGCCCCGGCCGCTGCTGGCCGCGTGGAACTCCTTCGTCCTCAACGAGCACGCCCGCAGCGCGACCCCGGGGATGCCCGTGCTCATGGAGCGGCTGCTGCGCAGCCACCGCGGGGCCCCGTTCCTCTACCTGTCCACGGGGGCGTGGAACGTGGCGCCGACCCTGCGCCGCTTCCTCTCCCGCAACGCCTACCCCTCGGGCGCGCTGCTGCTCACCGACTGGGGCCCCACGACCGACCGCTGGTTCCGGGCCGGGGCGGCGCACAAGGTGCACAACCTGGAGCGCCTGGTGACGAACTTCCCCGAGGTCCGCTGGATCCTCGTCGGCGACGACGGCCAGCACGACCCCGAGATCTACAGCGGCTTCGCCCAGCGCTACCCGGAGCACGTCGCGGCCATCGTCATCCGCAACCTCTCGCCGACGGAGGCGGTCCTCGCCGGGCACCCCCTCGTCGCGGAGGAGCGGCGGGTGCGCATCCCCGAGGGCGTCCTGTGGATCCAGGCCAACGACGGCGCCTCCCTGTCCCGGCAGCTCGCGGAGCACGGGCTGCTCTGA
- a CDS encoding aldehyde dehydrogenase family protein has protein sequence MTAAHPAPAAPPAPSAPAPSGAEAAPSGARTPGAVQELAPAEAAAVDAAVARARAAFVPDLGLEARLDRLDRLETLVREHREELEEALAADLGKPRQEAWLTELAFTLEEVAGLRRGLPRWTAPERTRVPLSLAPARARTERQALGTVLVIAPWNYPVQLVLGPLAGALAAGNTVVVKPSEVTPSVARVLARLLEQHLGDCTSVVEGGVPETTRLLEHRFDHVFYTGNARVARVVAAAAARHLTPVTLELGGKSPAWVDATTDLRTAARRIVWGKYLNAGQTCVAPDHVLGTPEALAALEPELVRAVRQFHGEDPRRSGSYGRIVTERHLERLTRLLGQVPAEDVVCGGQAEPAERYLAPTVVRSAPDGPFMAEEIFGPVLPLVPVDSAEAAVGLITAGEKPLALYVFSEDPAVRELFARRTSSGGLSYNAPLLHLSHPGLPFGGVGASGTGAYHGRHSFETFSHRRAVLDKPQAPDTLRVVYPPYRGLRARLAAAAIGRRRARRG, from the coding sequence ATGACCGCCGCGCACCCCGCACCCGCCGCCCCGCCCGCACCGTCCGCCCCGGCTCCCTCCGGTGCGGAGGCCGCGCCCTCCGGGGCCCGGACGCCCGGAGCGGTGCAGGAGCTCGCGCCCGCGGAGGCCGCCGCGGTCGACGCCGCCGTGGCCCGCGCCCGGGCGGCGTTCGTGCCCGACCTCGGGCTCGAGGCGCGCCTGGACCGCCTGGACCGTCTCGAGACCCTCGTGCGGGAGCACCGCGAGGAGCTCGAGGAGGCGCTCGCCGCGGACCTCGGCAAGCCGCGCCAGGAGGCCTGGCTCACCGAGCTGGCCTTCACCCTCGAGGAGGTCGCCGGCCTGCGCCGGGGGCTGCCGCGCTGGACCGCGCCCGAGCGCACCCGGGTCCCGCTGAGCCTGGCCCCGGCCCGGGCCCGGACGGAGCGCCAGGCCCTCGGCACCGTGCTGGTGATCGCGCCGTGGAACTACCCGGTCCAGCTGGTCCTGGGGCCGCTGGCGGGAGCACTGGCCGCCGGCAACACCGTCGTCGTCAAGCCCTCCGAGGTCACCCCGTCCGTCGCCCGGGTGCTGGCCCGCCTGCTCGAGCAGCACCTGGGGGACTGCACGAGCGTGGTCGAGGGTGGTGTGCCCGAGACCACCCGGCTGCTCGAGCACCGCTTCGACCACGTCTTCTACACGGGCAACGCACGGGTCGCACGAGTGGTCGCGGCCGCCGCCGCCCGGCACCTGACCCCCGTGACCCTCGAGCTGGGCGGGAAGTCCCCGGCGTGGGTGGACGCCACGACCGACCTGCGCACCGCGGCCCGCCGGATCGTGTGGGGGAAGTACCTCAACGCCGGCCAGACGTGCGTGGCACCCGACCACGTCCTGGGCACCCCCGAGGCCCTGGCGGCGCTCGAGCCGGAGCTCGTGCGGGCCGTCCGGCAGTTCCACGGGGAGGACCCGCGCCGCAGCGGCTCCTACGGGCGCATCGTCACCGAGCGCCACCTCGAGCGGCTGACCCGCCTGCTGGGACAGGTCCCGGCGGAGGACGTGGTGTGCGGAGGGCAGGCCGAGCCCGCGGAGCGCTACCTGGCACCCACGGTCGTGCGCTCGGCCCCGGACGGGCCGTTCATGGCCGAGGAGATCTTCGGGCCGGTGCTGCCGCTGGTGCCGGTGGACTCCGCGGAGGCGGCCGTCGGGCTGATCACGGCGGGGGAGAAGCCGCTGGCCCTCTACGTCTTCAGCGAGGACCCCGCGGTGAGGGAGCTCTTCGCCCGCCGCACGTCCTCGGGCGGGCTGTCCTACAACGCCCCGCTGCTGCACCTGTCCCACCCCGGGCTGCCCTTCGGCGGCGTCGGGGCCTCGGGCACGGGGGCCTACCACGGGAGGCACTCCTTCGAGACGTTCTCCCACCGCCGCGCGGTCCTGGACAAGCCGCAGGCCCCCGACACCCTGCGGGTCGTCTACCCGCCCTACCGGGGGCTGCGGGCCCGGCTCGCGGCGGCCGCGATCGGGCGCCGCCGCGCCCGCCGCGGCTGA
- the nrdH gene encoding glutaredoxin-like protein NrdH, which produces MSVTVYSKPSCVQCNATYRALTKKGIEYTVVDVTEDEAALAHVLALGYQQVPVVETPQEHWSGYRPDKITSLAMLLSA; this is translated from the coding sequence ATGTCCGTGACCGTGTACAGCAAGCCGTCCTGCGTCCAGTGCAATGCCACCTACCGCGCCCTGACCAAGAAGGGCATCGAGTACACGGTCGTCGACGTCACCGAGGACGAGGCCGCCCTGGCCCACGTGCTCGCCCTGGGCTACCAGCAGGTCCCCGTGGTGGAGACCCCCCAGGAGCACTGGTCGGGCTACCGTCCGGACAAGATCACCTCCCTGGCGATGCTGCTGTCGGCCTGA
- the fdhA gene encoding formaldehyde dehydrogenase, glutathione-independent has protein sequence MAGNRAVAYKGPGKVEVIDTDYPTFELKDAPGINPANIGRKVPHGVILKTISTNICGSDQHMVRGRTTAPTDLVLGHEITGEVVECGPDVEFIKVGDIVSVPFNISCGRCRNCKERKTGICLNVNPDRPGSAYGYVDMGGWVGGQAEYVMVPYADWNLLKFPDRDQALEKIMDLTMLSDILPTGFHGAYTAGVGVGSTVYVAGAGPVGLAAAASAQLLGAAVVIVGDLNEGRLAQARSFGCETVDVSKGDPRDQIEQILGVPEVDCGVDAVGFEARGHGKDASHEAPATVLNSLMDLTAAGGALGIPGLYVTGDPGAVDESAKKGSLSISLGTGWAKSLSFTTGQCPVMKYNRQLMMAILHDRIQIAKAVNAKAIPLEQAPQGYAEFDQGAATKYVLDPNGYLATA, from the coding sequence ATGGCAGGCAACAGAGCGGTCGCCTACAAGGGACCGGGCAAGGTCGAGGTCATCGACACGGACTACCCGACGTTCGAGCTCAAGGACGCACCGGGGATCAATCCCGCGAACATCGGCCGGAAGGTGCCCCACGGGGTGATCCTGAAGACGATCAGCACCAACATCTGCGGCTCGGACCAGCACATGGTCCGCGGACGCACCACGGCGCCCACGGATCTCGTCCTGGGTCACGAGATCACGGGCGAGGTCGTGGAGTGCGGCCCCGACGTGGAGTTCATCAAGGTCGGGGACATCGTCTCCGTGCCCTTCAACATCTCCTGCGGGCGCTGCCGCAACTGCAAGGAGCGCAAGACGGGCATCTGCCTCAACGTCAACCCCGACCGCCCCGGCTCGGCCTACGGCTACGTCGACATGGGCGGGTGGGTCGGCGGGCAGGCCGAGTACGTGATGGTCCCCTACGCCGACTGGAACCTGCTGAAGTTCCCGGACCGTGACCAGGCGCTCGAGAAGATCATGGACCTCACCATGCTCTCGGACATCCTGCCCACCGGTTTCCACGGGGCCTACACGGCGGGCGTCGGCGTCGGCTCGACCGTCTACGTCGCCGGGGCCGGACCCGTGGGCCTGGCGGCGGCGGCCTCGGCGCAGCTGCTCGGCGCGGCCGTGGTGATCGTGGGCGACCTCAACGAGGGCCGTCTCGCCCAGGCCCGCAGCTTCGGCTGCGAGACGGTCGACGTCTCGAAGGGCGACCCGCGCGACCAGATCGAGCAGATCCTGGGCGTGCCGGAGGTCGACTGCGGCGTGGACGCCGTCGGCTTCGAGGCCCGCGGGCACGGCAAGGACGCCTCCCACGAGGCCCCGGCCACGGTGCTGAACTCCCTGATGGACCTCACGGCCGCCGGCGGTGCCCTCGGCATCCCCGGGCTCTACGTCACGGGTGACCCGGGGGCGGTCGACGAGTCCGCCAAGAAGGGCTCGCTGTCCATCAGCCTGGGCACCGGCTGGGCCAAGTCCTTGTCCTTCACCACGGGCCAGTGCCCCGTGATGAAGTACAACCGCCAGCTGATGATGGCGATCCTGCACGACCGGATCCAGATCGCGAAGGCCGTCAACGCCAAAGCCATCCCCCTGGAGCAGGCCCCGCAGGGCTACGCCGAGTTCGACCAGGGCGCCGCCACCAAGTACGTTCTGGACCCGAACGGCTACCTGGCCACCGCCTGA
- a CDS encoding helix-turn-helix domain-containing protein → MDELVASYESGATLVELGERFSIHRRTAAAHLVRRSVPIRQRGLDECHLAEAVELYDEGLTLMEVGLRYGVSQQAVRRALAVEGVTIRPAGRRAQAVATNV, encoded by the coding sequence GTGGACGAGCTGGTGGCCTCGTATGAGTCGGGCGCGACACTCGTGGAGTTGGGCGAGCGGTTCAGCATTCATCGCCGCACCGCGGCGGCGCACCTTGTCCGCCGCTCGGTACCGATACGCCAGCGGGGGCTCGATGAGTGCCATCTCGCCGAAGCGGTCGAGCTGTACGACGAGGGCCTTACGCTAATGGAAGTCGGGTTGCGGTACGGGGTCAGCCAGCAGGCTGTCCGACGCGCGCTGGCCGTAGAGGGCGTCACGATTCGACCGGCTGGTCGGCGCGCACAGGCCGTCGCAACGAACGTCTGA
- the nrdI gene encoding class Ib ribonucleoside-diphosphate reductase assembly flavoprotein NrdI — translation MSTTTPGAPAGTARQDPGPPEQDGPLVVYFSSVSENTHRFVTKLGCRAVRLPLHTGDEPPVVDEPYVLVAPTYGRPNGSGAVPPQVVRFLNREVNRRHLLGVIGAGNTNFGDHFCLAADKIAAKCDVPVLYRFELMGTEEDVRNVTRGMEQFWRQCMQLRA, via the coding sequence ATGAGCACCACCACCCCCGGCGCACCGGCCGGGACCGCCCGGCAGGACCCCGGTCCGCCGGAGCAGGACGGCCCGCTGGTCGTCTACTTCTCCTCGGTCTCCGAGAACACCCACCGCTTCGTCACGAAGCTCGGCTGCCGCGCCGTGCGCCTGCCCCTGCACACCGGGGACGAGCCGCCCGTCGTGGACGAGCCCTACGTGCTGGTCGCCCCCACCTACGGGCGGCCCAACGGCTCCGGCGCCGTCCCGCCGCAGGTCGTGCGGTTCCTCAACCGTGAGGTCAACCGCCGCCACCTGCTGGGCGTGATCGGGGCCGGCAACACCAACTTCGGCGATCACTTCTGCCTGGCAGCGGACAAGATCGCCGCCAAGTGCGACGTCCCGGTCCTCTACCGCTTCGAGCTCATGGGGACCGAGGAGGACGTCCGCAACGTCACTCGAGGAATGGAACAGTTTTGGCGACAATGCATGCAGCTCCGGGCCTGA